A genomic region of Raphanus sativus cultivar WK10039 chromosome 6, ASM80110v3, whole genome shotgun sequence contains the following coding sequences:
- the LOC108810043 gene encoding uncharacterized protein LOC108810043, producing the protein MSKQHTERRKVGEVAGGAAAECAAICCCCPCAVVKFVVLAVYRVPAAVCKKAWKQSKRRRFVAKRHGLLEGSQSSVHAKLKEEDPTAEVIVFEESAVNDVMVLENEMLERFYGTGFWRSLSRRNT; encoded by the coding sequence ATGAGCAAACAACACACGGAGAGGAGAAAAGTAGGTGAGGTAGCGGGAGGAGCGGCGGCCGAGTGCGCGGCCATCTGTTGTTGCTGCCCTTGTGCGGTGGTGAAATTCGTTGTCCTTGCCGTGTACAGGGTTCCCGCGGCTGTCTGCAAGAAAGCGTGGAAGCAAAGCAAACGACGGCGTTTTGTGGCGAAACGGCACGGTTTGCTCGAAGGGAGTCAGAGCAGCGTGCACGCTAAATTGAAGGAGGAAGATCCAACGGCTGAGGTTATCGTTTTTGAAGAAAGCGCAGTGAACGACGTTATGGTGCTCGAGAATGAAATGTTGGAACGGTTTTATGGGACGGGGTTTTGGAGAAGCTTGTCGAGGAGGAACACGTGA
- the LOC108836723 gene encoding uncharacterized protein LOC108836723, whose translation MNSTEEQERNEKEIEDLSTILFWIERPFLVILLLFSGFFSVLIGLLLLPTTLLAIIFFFLCPRLSSTGPSGIGGFWLFLSDRFMFLLALSSHETLLVWRLTVFISLVNHSVYIIEYIVRSYKSHHTISLPPHKSHIDEVPITPGIVDEINELEKMGKLLEELREDGKKMDIETELILQVIHSDLEKHRKTLSMSLLELSEELGDDGEKIGVYMELIKNFVNSELVTLRGDLNLNINDHIWGDVSDDLRCSRDEEDIKAWRVKLKSLAEKVHETYFVIQETAKAAKTTADRATRTYMVVDEMSKEIETKSGMIKEEALEMFLELRGEVWETLLDFESRKEEAEVAADRAAEELSYAMVELMEAVKIRPWEG comes from the exons ATGAATAGTACTGAAGAACAAGAAAGAAACGAGAAGGAAATAGAAGACCTATCGACTATTTTGTTTTGGATAGAGCGTCCGTTTCTCGTCATACTTCTCCTCTTCTCCGGCTTCTTCTCAGTTCTGATCGGCCTTCTGCTTCTCCCTACTACTCTTCTCGCCataatattctttttcttaTGCCCTCGACTCTCTTCTACTGGACCCTCT GGTATCGGTGGGTTCTGGCTGTTTCTATCAGACCGGTTCATGTTTCTATTGGCTCTAAGCTCTCATGAAACCTTACTCGTTTGGCGTCTCACCGTTTTTATCTCCCTCGTGAACCACTCTGTTTACATCATCGAGTACATTGTTAGATCTTATAAATCTCATCATACCATATCACTTCCTCCTCATAAGTCCCACATCGATGAAGTTCCGATAACCCCCG GGATTGTTGATGAGATCAATGAACTAGAGAAGATGGGGAAGTTATTAGAAGAGTTAAGAGAAGATGGAAAGAAGATGGATATAGAAACGGAGCTTATCCTGCAAGTTATCCACTCAGATCttgaaaaacatagaaaaactTTGTCTATGAGCCTCTTAGAGTTAAGTGAAGAGTTGGGAGATGATGGAGAAAAGATAGGGGTGTATATGGAGCTGATTAAGAACTTCGTTAACTCGGAGCTTGTAACTCTGAGAGGCGACCTGAACCTCAATATTAATGATCATATCTGGGGAGATGTATCAGATGACCTAAGATGTAGTAGAGATGAGGAGGATATCAAAGCTTGGAGAGTAAAACTGAAATCTCTGGCTGAAAAAGTTCATGAGACCTACTTTGTTATCCAAGAAACTGCCAAGGCGGCCAAAACAACGGCTGACAGGGCCACTCGAACCTACATGGTTGTGGACGAAATGTCAAAAGAAATTGAAACTAAGAGTGGGATGATAAAAGAAGAAGCCCTTGAGATGTTTTTAGAGTTAAGAGGAGAAGTCTGGGAAACGTTGTTGGACTTCGAATCTAGAAAAGAAGAAGCGGAGGTTGCTGCGGACAGAGCTGCGGAGGAGCTTTCATATGCAATGGTGGAGTTGATGGAGGCAGTCAAGATCCGTCCGTGGGAGGGTTAG